From a single Arachis hypogaea cultivar Tifrunner chromosome 3, arahy.Tifrunner.gnm2.J5K5, whole genome shotgun sequence genomic region:
- the LOC112769346 gene encoding BURP domain-containing protein 6 yields MVTKLTLWVLPLLLFFLMNRHGISGRDLKVELQDDTDTNSQSYINHEKPNEPYITSYATSSVHDVNKLNYLTGYKAYITGYTTTPCDAKQPYITQYSGNTNFKGDSNAPYITQYGDDVGSKRNSNAPYITQYGRDVDPKKDSNTLYITQYGDEPSGSNKEIKTKSATAQDSAKPYVTSYGPRSKETQSSNVDHTEAFKVGFFAMDDLYVGNIMTLQFPVEDFSHFLSKKEADSIPFSTSQLPSVLQLFSISEDSAQAKSMRGTIEQCEAGTITGETKICANSLESMLEFVHNIIGSEEKHNIHTTTPSSGAPLQKYTILKISQDIYAPKWVACHPLPYPYGVYYCHFISTGTRVFKVLLDGENGDKVEALGVCHLDTSDWSPNHILFKQLGFMPGEAPVCHFFPVKHLMWVPQPSTTTM; encoded by the exons ATGGTTACTAAGCTTACTCTTTGGGTTCTTCCTTTACTCCTTTTCTTCTTAATG AATAGGCATGGCATCAGTGGCAGAGATCTGAAGGTAGAGTTGCAAGATGATACAGATACAAATTCACAATCATATATCAACCATGAAAAGCCCAATGAACCTTACATAACTAGCTATGCAACTTCAAGTGTTCATGATGTCAATAAACTTAACTACCTTACAGGTTATAAAGCTTATATTACTGGGTACACAACTACTCCCTGTGATGCCAAACAGCCATACATCACTCAATATAGTGGTAATACTAATTTCAAAGGAGATTCAAATGCACCATACATTACTCAATATGGTGATGACGTCGGTtccaaaagaaattcaaatgcaCCATATATCACTCAATATGGTAGAGACGTTGATCCCAAAAAAGATTCAAATACACTGTACATCACTCAATATGGTGATGAACCTAGTGGTTCCaacaaagaaataaaaacaaagtCTGCCACAGCTCAGGATTCAGCTAAGCCTTATGTGACAAGCTATGGCCCTCGTTCCAAGGAAACACAATCTTCTAATGTAGACCACACTGAGGCATTCAAGGTTGGATTCTTCGCCATGGATGATCTATACGTGGGGAACATTATGACCCTCCAATTTCCTGTCGAAGACTTTTCTCACTTCCTATCAAAGAAAGAAGCCGACTCCATTCCTTTCTCAACCTCACAACTTCCAagtgttcttcaactcttctcaaTCTCCGAAGATTCTGCACAAGCCAAGTCCATGAGAGGCACTATTGAACAATGTGAAGCAGGAACCATCACAGGGGAGACTAAGATTTGTGCTAACTCTTTAGAGTCCATGCTGGAATTCGTCCACAACATCATTGGATCAGAGGAAAAgcacaacattcacacaactacTCCATCCTCAGGGGCTCCTCTGCAAAAATACACCATTTTGAAAATATCACAAGATATCTATGCTCCTAAATGGGTGGCTTGTCATCCTCTGCCATACCCATATGGTGTTTACTATTGCCACTTCATATCAACAGGGACCAGGGTGTTCAAGGTCTTGTTAGATGGTGAGAATGGAGACAAAGTTGAAGCTCTTGGCGTGTGCCACTTGGACACATCTGATTGGAGCCCAAATCACATTCTGTTTAAGCAGCTTGGGTTCATGCCTGGGGAGGCTCCAGTGTGCCACTTCTTCCCTGTGAAGCATCTTATGTGGGTTCCCCAACCCTCAACAACCACCATGTGA
- the LOC112788952 gene encoding BURP domain-containing protein BNM2A, whose translation MAAKLGLWFLPFLLFFLMNGVNIGCRDLKAELQGHTEMNSHHGNLNRPNYLIGYKTNAHGSDKDFSSSSTNVDHTEAFKVGYFAMDDLFVGNIMTLQFPVEEVPHFLSKKEADSIPFSTSQLPTVLQLFSISQDSPQAKFMRDTLELCEAGMLTQETRICANSLDSMLEFVNNILGSEEKHNIYTTSPPSGAPLQNYTILKVSEDIYAPKWVACHPLPYPYAVYYCHFIATNTRIFKVLLVGENGDKVEALGVCHLDTSEFNPNHVIFKQLGFMPGEAPLCHFFPLKNLMWVPQPTATTM comes from the exons ATGGCTGCCAAACTTGGTCTTTGGTTTCTTccttttctcctcttcttcttaaTG AATGGGGTCAACATTGGTTGCAGAGATCTAAAAGCAGAGTTGCAAGGTCATACAGAAATGAATTCACACCATGGAAATCTCAATAGACCTAACTACCTTATAGGGTACAAAACCAATGCCCATGGTTCTGACAAAGatttttcctcttcttcaactaATGTAGACCACACTGAGGCATTCAAGGTAGGATATTTCGCCATGGATGATCTCTTTGTAGGGAACATTATGACTCTCCAATTTCCTGTCGAAGAGGTTCCTCACTTCCTATCAAAGAAAGAAGCTGACTCCATTCCTTTCTCAACCTCACAACTTCCAactgttcttcaactcttctcaaTCTCTCAAGATTCTCCACAAGCCAAGTTCATGAGAGACACACTTGAACTATGTGAAGCAGGAATGCTCACACAAGAGACTAGGATTTGTGCTAACTCTTTAGACTCCATGCTAGAATTTGTCAACAACATCCTTGGATCAGAGGAAAAGCACAACATTTACACAACTAGTCCACCTTCAGGGGCTCCTCTGCAGAATTACACCATTTTGAAAGTATCAGAAGATATCTATGCTCCTAAATGGGTGGCTTGCCATCCTCTTCCTTACCCTTATGCTGTTTACTATTGCCACTTCATAGCTACAAACACCAGGATATTCAAGGTCTTGTTAGTTGGTGAGAATGGAGACAAAGTTGAAGCTCTTGGTGTCTGCCATTTAGACACATCAGAATTTAACCCAAATCACGTTATATTTAAGCAACTTGGATTCATGCCTGGGGAGGCTCCACTCTGTCACTTCTTCCCTCTGAAGAATCTTATGTGGGTTCCCCAACCCACAGCCACCACCATGTGA